The proteins below are encoded in one region of Methylophilales bacterium:
- the tdh gene encoding L-threonine 3-dehydrogenase produces the protein MKALVKSQAKEGIWLEDVSEPDLGNNDVLIKIHKTAICGTDIHIYNWDEWAKKTIPIPMTTGHEYSGEIVELGSNVTDLKIGDIVSGEGHITCGRCRNCLGGRIHLCPNTIGVGVNRTGAFAEYLSVPSKVVFKPSRDIPTDLLSVFDPYGNAVHTALSFNMVGEDVLITGAGPIGIMAAMVAKHAGARNIVITDLNEYRLKLVKKILPSVITINVTMQKIDKKLMESVGIYEGFDVGLEMSGSPIAFSGMLELMINGGHIAMLAIMPPGSGIDWDMVVFKGLTIKGIYGREIFETWYKGSMMVQSGLPLEKIITHRFSYKDFQEGFDVMRSGQSGKVILDWIN, from the coding sequence ATGAAGGCATTAGTTAAAAGTCAGGCCAAAGAGGGTATTTGGTTAGAGGATGTTTCTGAGCCAGATCTTGGCAACAATGATGTATTAATTAAAATACACAAGACTGCTATATGCGGAACAGATATCCACATATACAACTGGGATGAATGGGCAAAAAAAACTATACCTATCCCAATGACTACAGGACATGAGTATTCTGGTGAGATAGTAGAGCTTGGTTCGAATGTAACTGATTTAAAAATTGGAGATATTGTTTCTGGTGAAGGGCATATTACTTGTGGCAGGTGCAGGAATTGTCTAGGGGGAAGAATCCACCTCTGTCCAAATACCATTGGTGTTGGTGTTAATAGAACAGGTGCTTTCGCAGAGTATTTGTCAGTGCCATCAAAAGTAGTTTTTAAACCTAGTCGGGATATACCAACCGATCTATTATCCGTATTCGATCCTTACGGTAATGCTGTTCATACAGCTTTATCCTTTAATATGGTTGGAGAGGATGTTTTAATAACGGGTGCAGGGCCAATTGGGATCATGGCAGCAATGGTTGCTAAACATGCTGGGGCCAGAAATATTGTTATTACTGACCTTAATGAATATCGATTAAAACTTGTAAAAAAAATCCTGCCAAGCGTCATCACAATAAATGTAACCATGCAAAAAATTGATAAGAAACTAATGGAATCTGTTGGAATCTATGAGGGTTTTGATGTTGGTCTTGAAATGTCAGGATCGCCAATTGCATTTAGTGGGATGCTAGAGTTAATGATTAATGGTGGGCATATCGCTATGCTTGCAATAATGCCACCTGGATCAGGTATTGATTGGGATATGGTGGTTTTTAAAGGCCTTACAATCAAAGGAATTTATGGCAGGGAAATATTCGAAACCTGGTACAAGGGTTCAATGATGGTTCAATCTGGGTTACCTCTTGAAAAAATAATTACGCATCGTTTTTCATATAAAGATTTTCAAGAAGGTTTTGATGTTATGAGGTCAGGACAATCTGGAAAAGTTATTCTTGATTGGATTAATTAA